GAGGTCCGTGGTTCCACCGCCGACATCGACGACCAGGACGCGGCTTCCGGGGGGGAGGCCTGCGCCGATGGCGGCCGCGGTGGGTTCATCCACCAAGGCCACATCGGGGACATCCATGGCTTCGACGGCGTCCAGGAGCCATTGGCGGTAGCCCCGGTAGCCATCGATGGGGGCGGTCAGCACTAGCCGATCCGGGCTGACGCTCGCCGGGAGGTGCGACCAGATCTGCTCGAGCAGCAGGCGTCCGCTTTGCTCCGGGGTCAACCAGCTGTCGCTGCTCTCACGGCTGGGTTGGGCAATCAGCCGTTTGAAATCCCGCTGCAGTTGGGGGCCTTCGCGCTCCAGCAGGCCCCCTTCGACAACCTGGCGACCGATCAGGGGTTGATCGCTGTCCCGGTCCGCGAGCCAGATCAGACTCGGGATGGCCACCGGCTCGGCGCTGCTGAAGGGCGGCAGGGGCAGCAGCTGGGCCTCGGGATCATTGGCGCCTTGATGGGCCACCACCGTGGTGGTGCTGCCGAGGTCAATGGCGAGGGTGCCGGCCATTGGCCAAAGCTGAAGGGAAACTGCCGTCTAAGAGGGTGACGCAAAATCAGGCTTCATGGTGAGACAAGCGGGACTTGTCTTGGGTCATGGAGCGGGTTGCTGTTGCCCTTTGGTCGTTCTATCGGGAAGACCCTGAGCAGGCGCGTCGCCTGGATCCGTTGCTGGCGGCCCGCCTGTCCCGGGGTTGGGGCTCCCTTCGGATCGAATGCAGGGATCTAGCCCACCGGGCCATGGTCTGCGGCGTGATCGATTTGCTGCGGCCCCCCTTGGAGGCGTTGCAGTTGGCCCGGGAGATTCGTCTAATGGTCGCCGGTGAGGAGCCAATGGTCTTCCCCGTCACCGTTCCCTTGCCCAGCAGTCTGCTGACCTACGATGAGTCGATCGGCGAATAGTGCATGTATCTCGGCGTCAACGTCAGCCCCAAAGAGCTCGCGCAGCGCGCTGAGAATCTCGTTCGGCACTCCAGCAACCGCTACCTGACCACCGTTCGCATCGCCTTCCGCGCCAAACAGCGTCGGTTTGATGATTTCGATGGTCTGCTGGAGGATTCGATGGTCAAGCCCGTTCAGCGCGCCATCATCGAGCTGAGCGACGAGCAGGATCAGCCTGACCTGCTGCCTGGCTGAGCTTCAAGATCCGTGCCCGTCGTGGCCGTGATTCAGCGTGAAGGAGAAGGGTGGCGGTTGGCTTGGGATGCCGGCCGTCACCCTTTTTCGGTCTTGATTGGCGGTGACGGTTGGGCCGCTGAGCTCAGTGAGGCTGAAGCCTTCGGCCTGCGCGATGGGCTGCGGGATTTGATCGATCAACACCGTCAGCTGATCGATCAGTTGATGGCCGAAGAAGCGATCGAGCTGGAGCTCGAGCGAGGGGGCTGGTGGATCTGCCTGGATGGTGATCGCCGGGGCTGGACCCTGCGGGTGATG
This DNA window, taken from Synechococcus sp. LTW-R, encodes the following:
- a CDS encoding DNA-directed RNA polymerase subunit omega; the protein is MYLGVNVSPKELAQRAENLVRHSSNRYLTTVRIAFRAKQRRFDDFDGLLEDSMVKPVQRAIIELSDEQDQPDLLPG
- a CDS encoding DUF1818 family protein translates to MPVVAVIQREGEGWRLAWDAGRHPFSVLIGGDGWAAELSEAEAFGLRDGLRDLIDQHRQLIDQLMAEEAIELELERGGWWICLDGDRRGWTLRVMLSPEPGQRAIEGSWSRGAAAGFSAALSQLHGQP